CGTTGATGCGGGCTTTGGAGGTCAGTCGCGCCGCAAGCATGGAAGCCAGCAGGGTGAGCGAAACCCCGCCGAGGATGGCGGTGAACATGAACAGCACCGACATTTCAGGGCGGTACCAGATCGGGCGGGCTTTGATGACGCCATACACCGCGCCCAGCGAAGATTGATGCAGGCTCGAGAGCGCCAGACCGAAGATCGCCAGCACGGGAGCATAATGATGCATATGTTCCATCTTTGCGGCAAGTTTTGGATACTTGTTGCGCAGCCAGTCGAAGGATGCGAAGATGGGCATGACCTCCAACAGCAGGACGGTAAAGTACAGGAGGACGCACATGGTCACTTCCCAGAGCAGGGAATGTGTGTTCCAAAAGACGAAGGATTTCCAGAACCGGTCGGGGCGTCCGATGTCGAGGAGCAGAGCCATCATCGCCATGCTGTAGCCGGTGAAGCCGATGAAGGTTGCGGTGCGGGCGAGCGGCTCATAGCGCTTCAACCCGAAGAGATACACGATCGCGCACAGGCTGAAGGCACCCGCCGCCAACGCGATGGCGGAGAGGTCGATCGTGATCCACAAGCCCCACGGGACGAGGTCGGTCAGGTTGGTGATGACCAGCCCTTTCCAAAAGACTGCGATTCCGGCAATGAGCGCCGAGAACAGGAACAGTCCCAAAATGGCGAGCCATAATCCCCAGGGGGTAAAGATGTTTTCGCGGATGGTT
This portion of the Anaerolineales bacterium genome encodes:
- the nrfD gene encoding polysulfide reductase NrfD → MKTIIKTIRENIFTPWGLWLAILGLFLFSALIAGIAVFWKGLVITNLTDLVPWGLWITIDLSAIALAAGAFSLCAIVYLFGLKRYEPLARTATFIGFTGYSMAMMALLLDIGRPDRFWKSFVFWNTHSLLWEVTMCVLLYFTVLLLEVMPIFASFDWLRNKYPKLAAKMEHMHHYAPVLAIFGLALSSLHQSSLGAVYGVIKARPIWYRPEMSVLFMFTAILGGVSLTLLASMLAARLTSKARINDMLIERASQVLGYMMIGYLYWRFWDWLAQTYTYEPGRTEAFEILTKGQLSFNFWFGEMLFGALLPTIILLYKPLRQAPLWRMLAFAMIVGGVVAFRFDTNIVGFLAVIPYIPGDMAVQYTTYTPSLVEWAAGLGIIAFGLLAFSVGVKYLRIVDHRLVSEEHEPVMVKAGEVVAGD